The following nucleotide sequence is from Melioribacteraceae bacterium.
AACCGGAAACTTTAACTTTATCACCTTCTTGAAAGATTTCAACGTTAATCGAATCTCCAACATTAAACTCGCCATCCTTAAAATTCTTGAATTCTCTTAATAAGCGAGGAGATTTTAATCCCAATTTATTATAAACTGCAAGTTGTGGTTTAGCGGTTCTTTTCTCTTTCTTTTCACCAAATCCCAGTTGAAGAGCTTTGTAACCATCTTTCTCGGATGATTTAACAGCATAAACCGGGCAAGGACCGGCTTCAATAACAGTTACCGGGACGGATTTTCCATCCGGTAAAAATACTGAAGTCATTCCAAGTTTTTTTCCTAACAATCCTGGCATTTTAGCAATCCTTATAACTTAATCTCAATATCAACACCCGCCGGAATATCTAATTTACTAAGCGAATCGACGGTTTTGTTGTTAGAGTTATGAATATCAATTATTCTTTTGTGCGCTCTAATTTCAAATTGTTCACGAGATTTTTTATCTACGTGTGGAGATCTCAATACCGTAAAAACTGTTCTTCGGGTAGGAAGAGGAATTGGTCCTGAAACAACAGCACCCGTACTTTTAACAGTCTTAATGATCTTCTCGGTAGACTTATCTATCAAAATATGATCATAAGATTTTAATTTTATTCTGATCTTTTGACCTGGCACTTTCAATCTCTCCTTATTATTCACACAGAGAGAAGGTGGCAAAACCTTCTCTCAATAAATTTAATTTCTACAAACTATATATTATTGAATTATTTTAGTAACAACGCCGGAACCAACCGTTCTACCACCTTCACGTATAGCGAAGCGGAGACCTTCTTCCATTGCGATTTCAGAAATAAGCGTAACTTTTAATTTTACGTTATCGCCAGGCATAACCATTTCGGTTCCTTCAGGTAATTCAGCAACGCCTGTTACGTCAGTTGTTCTAAAATAGAACTGAGGTCTATATCCTTGGAAAAATGGCGTATGACGTCCACCTTCTTCTTTTGACAGGATATAAACTTCGCCTTCAAATATTGTATGAGGTGTAATTGATCCAGTTTTCGCTAAGACCATACCTCTTTCAATTTCTTTTTTATCGATACCGCGCATTAAGATACCTGCGTTATCACCAGCCATAGCAGCATCAAGTTCTTTTCTGAACATTTCAATACCTGTTACAACTGTTTTCTTGTGCATTCCTAGACCAATCAATTCAACTTCTTCTTGAATCTTTACTTGTCCTC
It contains:
- the rplC gene encoding 50S ribosomal protein L3, whose translation is MPGLLGKKLGMTSVFLPDGKSVPVTVIEAGPCPVYAVKSSEKDGYKALQLGFGEKKEKRTAKPQLAVYNKLGLKSPRLLREFKNFKDGEFNVGDSINVEIFQEGDKVKVSGLSKGKGFQGVMRRHGFGGVGGTTHGQSDRLRAPGSIGSSSDPSRVFKGTRMAGRTGYEKVTVSNLRVIKVIPEKNVILVKGAVPGSINSLVEINK
- the rpsJ gene encoding 30S ribosomal protein S10 — protein: MPGQKIRIKLKSYDHILIDKSTEKIIKTVKSTGAVVSGPIPLPTRRTVFTVLRSPHVDKKSREQFEIRAHKRIIDIHNSNNKTVDSLSKLDIPAGVDIEIKL